In Dasypus novemcinctus isolate mDasNov1 chromosome 23, mDasNov1.1.hap2, whole genome shotgun sequence, the following proteins share a genomic window:
- the PERCC1 gene encoding protein PERCC1 yields the protein MAAGVIRSRCDFQLPPPLQQPFLLAALEPPDTSEEEEEDEDDERELELQGEGLGGRSPGPQSSGWAPEATTPGPSGPEMTLQLLRFSELISGDIQRYFGRKDKGQDPDACDVHTAGCPAGRTARELYYADLVRAAQGGAPADADASARGPGSPEAQTCGQGAGGAGGPPLGPLAELFEYGLRQYAGPGAAAGRRLRLERKYGHLTPMAQRRLPASFWKEPDPGAPGLLPGPPDFSDLLANWTAEAGPELQADGGPGPGPDSGGPALQA from the coding sequence ATGGCAGCCGGGGTGATCCGGAGCCGGTGCGACTTCCAGCTGCCCCCGCCCCTCCAGCAGCCCTTCCTGCTGGCAGCCCTGGAGCCCCCGGACACttccgaggaggaggaggaggacgaggaTGACGAGCGGGAGCTGGAGctgcagggagagggtctggggGGCCGCAGCCCGGGCCCCCAGAGCTCAGGCTGGGCCCCCGAGGCCACCACCCCGGGTCCCAGCGGGCCTGAGATGACGCTGCAGCTGCTGCGCTTCTCCGAGCTCATCAGCGGCGACATCCAGAGGTACTTTGGCCGCAAGGACAAGGGGCAGGACCCGGACGCCTGCGACGTCCACACGGCCGGCTGCCCGGCGGGCAGGACCGCCCGGGAGCTCTACTACGCCGACCTGGTGCGCGCGGCCCAGGGCGGGGCCCCCGCCGACGCCGACGCGTCCGCCCGCGGGCCCGGGTCACCCGAGGCGCAGACGTGCGGGCAGGGCGCcggcggggccggggggccgcCGCTGGGGCCCCTGGCCGAGCTCTTCGAGTACGGGCTGCGGCAGTACGCGGGGCCCGGGGCGGCGGCCGGCCGCAGGCTCAGGCTGGAGCGCAAGTACGGCCACCTGACCCCCATGGCGCAGAGGCGGCTGCCCGCGTCCTTCTGGAAGGAGCCGGACCCCGGCGCTCCGGGCCTGCTCCCGGGCCCGCCCGACTTCAGCGATCTGCTGGCCAACTGGACGGCGGAGGCCGGGCCCGAGCTGCAGGCGGACGGCGGCCCAGGCCCGGGCCCCGACTCGGGCGGCCCGGCCTTGCAGGCCTAG
- the CCDC154 gene encoding coiled-coil domain-containing protein 154: protein MVAMPCARGVICVALPAILAAASRLKLSPGESGSVASGWHPSAQELRVSPQRLPLPNRPGLGTWLWAAPGPSGGGKATAGATGEAVSAPPAGGRRGSRARPLAAELADASSLSWGVPPASRPSTATLEDLGLLLAEGLASPVSPSPEGLSERYESSRLASSASIPEQDTPGRWKQLEQWVADLQAEVACLRGHEDRCERAMLSLLQELLQVRAQVQAQDAELRRLQQAARAPERDACELASSPSQNQIQALDRRLVEVREALTQIRRKQALQDSERRSTGQEVDVRLTKVMGQLKQEAQAREAACSALQKSQEDASQRVDHEVAKMQVQVAQLGEEMSLRFLKREAKLCSFLQKSFLAIEKKMKASESSRAKAESSLWEELESRWRRIQELNEERARALQGQREEESHVLEQCRGLDQAVGQLTKFVRQNQVSLNRVLQARDAQDGADKSPAGELAGYLQESLEAARAAGELAQRETQGALALLREKSRALEVSVAELGGQVKDLSQHLLALTWKLDLHEQTLGLRLAEVKNEWEGAERRSLEDLARWQKEAEAHLRDVRERVDSLPRQIESISDKCVLHKSDSDLKISAEGKAREFAVEAVRQELAVLLASMQHLKEDNPSRKVAEIQGKLTTFQNQLMKLENSIQDNKTIQNLKFNTETRQREEEMASLRESTLRLWSEEGPWALTPGGRRVLLALVRQRFFVKDVAPGEELPVNRWGVYQAARWLRWKAALMGLAPPERPRGLGPRLQAPPPPLSPK from the exons ATGGTGGCCATGCCCTGTGCCCGGGGGGTCATCTGCGTGGCCCTGCCGGCCATCTTGGCCGCCGCTTCTCGCCTCAAGCTCTCCCCAGGGGAGTCAGGGTCTGTAGCCTCGGGCTGGCACCCCTCAGCGCAGGAGCTGCGCGTCTCCCCTCAGCGCCTC ccactCCCCAACCGGCCTGGCCTGGGCACCTGGCTCTGGGCagccccagggccttctggtgggGGCAAAGCCACTGCAGGGGCCACTGGGGAGGCTGTGTCAG CTCCACCCGCGGGCGGCCGTCGGGGGTCCCGTGCTCGCCCGCTGGCCGCAGAGCTGGCAGACGCCAGCAGCTTGTCCTGGGGCGTGCCCCCCGCCTCCCGGCCCAGCACTGCCACCCTGGAGGACCTGGGGCTGCTCCTGGCCGAGGGCCTTGCCAGCCCGGTGTCCCCTAGTCCAGAGGGGCTCTCGGAGCGCTATGAGTCCAGCCGCCTGGCCTCCTCCGCCTCCATCCCCGAGCAGGACACCCCTGGGCGCTGGAAGCAGCTGGAGCAGTG GGTGGCTGACCTGCAGGCCGAGGTGGCCTGTCTCCGTGGCCACGAGGACCGCTGCGAGCGGGCCATGCTCAGCCTGCTGCAGGAGCTGCTGCAGGTGCGGGCGCAGGTGCAGGCGCAGGACGCGGAGCTGCGGCGGCTGCAGCAGGCCGCCCGTGCCCCCGAGAGGGACGCTTGCGAG CTGGCCAGCAGCCCGAGCCAGAACCAGATCCAGGCCCTGGACAGAAG GCTGGTGGAGGTCCGCGAGGCCCTGACCCAGATCCGGAGGAAGCAGGCGCTGCAGGACTCCGAGCGCAGGAGCACTGGCCAGGAGGTGGACGTCAG GTTGACCAAGGTGATGGGGCAGCTGAAGCAGGAGGCGCAGGCCCGGGAGGCGGCCTGCAGCGCCCTGCAGAAGAGCCAGGAGGACGCCAGCCAGAGGGTGGACCACGAGGTGGCCAAGATGCag GTCCAGGTGGCCCAGCTCGGTGAGGAGATGAGCTTGCGCTTCCTCAAGAGGGAGGCCAAGCTGTGCAGCTTCCTGCAGAAGAGCTTCCTGGCCATCGAGAAG AAAATGAAGGCCTCGGAGAGCAGCCGGGCCAAGGCGGAGAGCAGCCTGTGGGAGGAGCTGGAGAGCAGGTGGCGGCGCATCCAGGAGCTGAACGAGGAGCGCGCGCGGGCCCTGCAGGGGCAGCGGGAG GAAGAGTCCCACGTGCTGGAGCAGTGCCGGGGCCTGGACCAGGCCGTCGGGCAGCTGACCAAGTTCGTGCGACAGAACCAGGTGTCGCTGAACCGCGTCCTGCAGGCCCG CGACGCCCAGGACGGCGCGGACAAGAGCCCGGCGGGCGAGCTGGCCGGCTACCTGCAGGAGAGCCTGGAGGccgcgcgggcggcgggcgagcTGGCCCAGCGGGAGACGCAGGGCGCGCTGGCCCTG CTCCGAGAGAAGAGCCGGGCGCTGGAGGTGTCCGTGGCCGAGCTGGGCGGGCAGGTGAAGGACCTGAGCCAGCACCTCCTGGCGCTCACCTGGAAGCTGGACCTGCACGAGCAGACCCTGGGCCTGCGGCTGGCGGAG GTGAAGAACGAATGGGAAGGCGCCGAGAGGAGGTCCCTGGAGGACTTGGCGCGGTGGCAGAAGGAGGCCGAGGCGCACCTGAGGGATGTGCGCGAGAGGGTGGACAGCCTGCCCAGGCAG ATCGAGAGCATCTCCGATAAGTGTGTCCTGCACAAGAGCGACTCAGACCTGAAGATCTCAGCCGAGGGCAAAGCCAG GGAGTTTGCGGTCGAGGCGGTGCGGCAGGAGCTGGCGGTGCTGCTGGCGTCCATGCAGCACCTCAAGGAGGACAACCCTAGCCGGAAGGTGGCCGAGATCCAGGGCAAACTGACCACG TTTCAGAACCAGCTGATGAAGCTGGAAAACAGCATCCAGGACAACAAAACCATCCAGAACCTCAAGTTTAATACGGAAACCAGGCAG CGGGAGGAGGAGATGGCCTCGCTGCGGGAGAGCACGCTGCGGCTGTGGAGCGAGGAGGGCCCCTGGGCGCTGACGCCGGGCGGCCGGCGGGTGCTCCTGGCCCTGGTGCGGCAGCGCTTCTTCGTCAAGGACGTGGCCCCCGGCGAGGAGCTGCCGGTGAACCGCTGGGGCGTGTACCAGGCCGCCAG GTGGCTGCGCTGGAAGGCGGCGCTCATGGGCCTGGCGCCCCCGGAGAGGCCCCGCGGCCTGGGTCCCCGgctgcaggccccgcccccgcccctgtcCCCGAAATAA